The Vespula vulgaris chromosome 4, iyVesVulg1.1, whole genome shotgun sequence genome has a segment encoding these proteins:
- the LOC127063397 gene encoding uncharacterized protein C1orf112 homolog, producing MADQDSFEDQFNNTISFITSDIDAESPISQLKEALESANPTFQIKEWQQLLEKSWSTCKRELLDQNVFSQILPMVHSLLCRILKQIDILLTNTTVSNILNNIKDKLLNCEDILHFYQKCVEYVSSFGKVSVEYVKSLSDILPSSIKLVFEHCKTSSHIYGNFFKDLSKELMSLFQKANGILKIFLTILEDVIIFDVNIEPEMGSLLNVIKLLGAIAASSYGLDLKTFVGTTTSFAKLAIIYSNDIKTTSPENVITSFQQITQEANILYSTILDPSNKKEERTLKGATIILNIITKLTSSYCKYLSNDILFTLVELLLHLHRYTAFLMDNIAVDMLNNNISSGTNLLLNILLKNSNFNQIYFQYRLKKDVDKLGFHLLTLAILKAINAIPYDKYCKWILETQSILDIMFTNFDCLQEELCIGELQLSGNYNFEEKAGPIDLYAATLVSICNLIISMPCENFHIVEKILLKNLLCGFFWSSLLSSDVWYCIGRYSSPHLCSSHVKYLMHIYAVLAERRNALEVCVLKNLISRLYTLLPENEKHSVVIELGDIDACLWSSFSRLLPYKTRMIICERLAFSVTNISNVVDNFLQQPSARYWFQLMKLIPAVSKFCNITEKEMIDVISKLWNFITNIIEGCDYRYSFILSDFSINVLDGTQHDFFYHDSILNAIANLSLHALPHAKIKIAYYLEDLAMIFKNDQPKVINGFAELNCKLLEDENPWVCQEMLESFDRLAHTCPNEELVAKVANAISRKSTICDSVPAYLSYTQYYKLQDILNVKSYLLCLIKDSMNDDTKHICMVFKDSKKDVKIPRIETEKMKYENMSKELNERINKICNELESIIKQKNDINDTTLRNLRAVLTMLTE from the exons atggcGGATCAGGATTCATTTGAAGATCAATTCAATAAtactatatcttttattacaaGTGATATTGACGCTGAATCTCCTATATCGCAATTAAAG GAGGCACTGGAGAGTGCAAATCCAACGTTTCAGATAAAGGAATGGCAGCAATTGTTAGAGAAATCTTGGTCTACTTGCAAGCGAGAGTTGTTAGATCAGAATGTTTTCAGTCAAATTTTGCCTATGGTTCATTCTCTCCTATGTcga attttaaaacaaattgatATACTTTTGACAAATACTACAGTATCAAacattttgaataatataaaagataaattactTAATTGTGAAGATATATtgcatttttatcaaaaatgtgTGGAATATGTATCTAGCTTTGGAAAGGTTTCCGTTGAATATGTTAAATCACTATCTGATATTTTACCATCTTCTATAAAACTAGTTTTTGAACATTGCAAGACAAG ttcacatatttatggaaatttttttaaagatttatctAAGGAATTAATGAGTCTCTTCCAAAAAGCAAATGGAATTCTTAAGATATTTTTGACTATTTTAGAAGATGTCATTATTTTTGATGTGAATATAGAACCTGAGATGGGATCATTACTAAATG taataaaattacttgGTGCTATTGCTGCAAGTTCATATGGTCTAGACTTAAAAACTTTTGTGGGAACAACAACATCTTTTGCTAAATTAGCTATAATTTATTCCAATGACATCAAAACAACATCTCCAGAAAATGTTATTACATCATTTCAACAAATTACACAGGAagctaatattttatattccacaATTTTG GATCCAAgcaataaaaaggaagaacggaCATTGAAAGGAGCtactataattttaaatatcatcacTAAATTGACTTCATCTTACTGCAAATATTTAAGTAATGATATTCTCTTTACATTAGTTGAACTTCTATTGCATCTACATAG ATATACTGCTTTCTTAATGGACAACATAGCAGTTGATATGTTgaacaataatatatcatcAGGAACAAATCTTCTTctaaatattcttttgaaaaatagcAACTTTAACCAA ATTTACTTTCAATATAGACTAAAAAAGGATGTTGATAAATTAGGTTTCCATTTACTAACACTTGCAATTTTGAAAGCAATAAACGCTATTCCGTATGATAAATATTGCAAGTGGATCTTAGAAACACAATCAATACTCGACATAATGTTCACAAATTTTGATTGTT TGCAAGAAGAACTTTGTATCGGAGAATTGCAGCTCTCAGGCAATTACAACTTCGAAGAAAAAGCAGGACCGATCGATCTTTATGCAGCAACTTTGGTGTCGATTTGCAATCTCATTATTTCCATGCCTTGTGAAAATTTCCATATTGTTGAAAAGATATTACTAAAAAATCTTTTGTGCGGATTTTTTTGGAGTTCCTTACTTAGTTCTGACGTTTGGTATTGCATAGGACG atatagCTCACCGCATTTATGTAGTTCTCacgtgaaatatttaatgCACATATATGCCGTTTTGGCCGAACGTCGCAATGCTCTTGAAGTGtgcgttttaaaaaatttaattagtaGACTTTATACTTTATTGCCTGAAAATGAAAAGCATTCTGTAGTGATCGAATTAGGCGATATAGATGCGTGTTTATGGTCATCTTTTTCACGATTGTTACCGTATAAAACGCGTATGATTATATGCGAACGCTTAGCTTTTAGCGTTACGAACATTTCAAATGTAgtcgataattttttacaacaGCCCAGTGCCAGATATTGGTTTCAATTG atgAAATTAATACCAGCAGTGAGCAAATTTTGCAATataacggaaaaagaaatgatcgatGTTATATCCAAATTATGGAATTTTATCACAAATATCATTGAAGGATGCGATTACagatattcatttatattatctgATTTTTCCATAAATGTACTTGATGGTACTCAACACGACTTTTTTTACCATGATTCT attttaaatGCTATAGCTAATTTATCTTTGCACGCATTACCtcatgcaaaaataaaaatagcgTATTATTTAGAAGATTTAGCTATGATATTTAAGAACGACCAACCTAAAGTGATCAATGGGTTCGCAGAGTTAAATTGTAAATTGCTAGAGGATGAAAATCCGTGGGTATGTCAAGAAATGCTCGAGAGTTTCGATCGTTTGGCACATACGTGTCCTAACGAAGAACTTGTGGCAAAGGTTGCAAATGCGATTTCCAGAAAATCAACGATTTGCGATTCCGTGCCTGCATATTTATCTTACACGCAATATTATAAATTGcaagatattttaaatgttaaatcGTATTTGTTGTGTTTAATCAAAGATTCTATGAACGACGATAcgaaacatatatgtatggtTTTCAAAGATTCTAAAAAGGATGTAAAAATACCAAggatagaaacagagaaaatgaaatatgaaaatatgtcGAAAGAATTGAACGAACGTATAAATAAGATATGCAATGAAttagaaagtattataaaacaaaaaaatgatattaatgataCTACTTTACGAAATTTGCGAGCTGTGCTCACAATGCTTACTGAATAA
- the LOC127062913 gene encoding uncharacterized protein LOC127062913 produces MSETRRSVARVRQLSLQSPTPRRWQLRRQKTSDDEKSPKIHGDPIGSGKNRVNSRSGSLRPKVRIAWGERHRENDSIDHVEVVARQITGKSKLALKKCQNRNMIVNEEKSSILYSRQELTERLRLAWKHREENKANIDIFLAHGVVEERCDSESSNYTTISEPQTPISKSKILQSTKDRQLIPDRNNSDISRNDNSYEIQITKRTDSLESRTDLNKDIKETKRPKKTKVIEDNFKVVETSSVKLQNDVCYSGPIERIKYVENNTNKTLEGTIEVSADQFVENEKEVCIEKDDKIKLPTLKSETTTLNNLKTQNEVSSAKQKRANFQSGTNRAFLYTETDKTAVSRISNDTDIPSRLSSIERSSSCKRTMEIKQNEAKSGPQNAIKSINDQRPNRKSRSSSAPLQGRSSSRIQVNIVLDTTCDSGKVQKGSNEISDKGKINEEDVVTDKKKEILSKPSYARPIRSAPIKKRLKNIKKRQHSVGSACKDEQCNGSRGRCRISTKDCDGKSNDIITMVSLISSTESDSDLENSPNEAKLISQLREKLTTAPIIKTSTTPIPGNIRKPVKSVSFQRDSFDEDTTLEKAQFGCVKTKNSLSQNRFIVIKDSENLEEYGTSKESILWKPNEIKTALPMLSFVQDESESLCVPLMEHDMRSLAVPIGNMDDMKKKPHRIRNTSTLAVLDKKTTMVEIKKDNEAIATDDQSVARRTMMAAKFLLPKVNPNTEISLKEKNTDAIPIEMEPQLQTRKEKDCWHLYKRMCDKGVNVSFDTVLRGMLTPTEYRLRQKEYSQNF; encoded by the exons ATGTCAGAGACTCGTAGATCGGTTGCCCGAGTTCGTCAACTCTCGTTACAATCGCCTACACCACGACGATGGCAACTAAGACGACAAAAAACGTCGGACGATGAGAAATCACCGAAGATTCATGGCGATCCTATTGGATCTGGAAAAAATCGCGTTAATTCGAGATCAGGATCTTTAAGACCGAAG GTACGTATAGCTTGGGGCGAACGACATCGCGAGAATGACAGCATCGACCATGTCGAAGTCGTTGCACGACAAATTACCGGTAAGTCGAAGTTAGCCTTGAAAAAATGTCAGAACAGGAATATGATTGTAAATGAAGAGAAGTCATCAATACTTTACTCGAGGCAAGAGTTAACGGAAAGACTAAGACTTGCCTGGAAACAtcgcgaagaaaataaagccaatatcgatatatttttggCGCATGGTGTCGTCGAAGAACGATGCGATTCTGAATCATCGAATTATACTACTATTTCGGAACCACAGACACCTATCTCCAAAAGCAAAATTCTTCAATCGACGAAAGATAGACAGCTTATTCCCGATCGCAATAATTCGGATATTTCTCGTAACGATAATTCATATGAAATTCAAATAACGAAGCGTACAGATTCTCTTGAAAGTAGAACGGATTTGAACAAGGACatcaaagaaacaaaaagaccaaaaaaaacgaaagtgaTCGAGGACAACTTTAAAGTTGTTGAAACTTCTTCGGTGAAGCTTCAAAATGATGTTTGTTATTCAGGACCGATCGAGAGGATAAAGTATGTAGAAAACAACACTAACAAGACACTAGAAGGAACAATCGAG gTTTCAGCGGATCAATtcgttgaaaatgaaaaagaagtgtGCATCGAGaaagacgataaaataaaattaccaACATTAAAATCCGAAACTACCAcattaaacaatttaaaaacaCAAAACGAAGTATCGTCGGCGAAACAAAAACGTGCCAATTTTCAAAGCGGTACGAATAGAGCATTTCTATACACGGAAACAGATAAAACTGCTGTCTCGAGAATATCGAACGATACCGATATTCCATCGAGATTaagttcgatcgaaagaagcTCTTCGTGTAAAAGAACAATGGAAATCAAACAGAACGAAGCTAAGAGTGGGCCACAAAATgcgataaaaagtataaacgaTCAAAGGCCTAATCGAAAGTCAAGAAGTAGCTCTGCACCGTTACAAGGCCGAAGTTCATCTCGTATTCAAGTAAATATCGTCCTAGATACGACCTGTGATTCTGGAAAAGTTCAAAAAGGTTCAAACGAAATTAgtgataaaggaaaaattaatgagGAAGACGTTGTTaccgacaaaaaaaaagaaattctatcgAAG CCGTCCTATGCACGACCAATAAGATCAGCTCCGATaaaaaaacgtttaaaaaatataaagaaacgtCAACACAGCGTAGGATCCGCTTGCAAAGACGAACAATGTAATGGTTCACGAGGTCGATGTAGAATATCTACGAAAGATTGCGATGGGAAATCAAACGATATCATTACTATGGTTTCTTTAATCAGTTCGACCGAAAGCGACAGTGATCTCGAAAATTCACCAAACGAGGCTAAATTGATCAGTCAGTTACGAGAAAAATTAACTACAGCGCCGATCATAAAAACTTCGACAACGCCGATCCCAGGAAATATCAGGAAACCTGTGAAATCAG tttcttttcaaagagATTCCTTCGACGAGGATACCACTTTGGAAAAAGCACAGTTTGGTtgtgtaaaaacaaaaaatagccTCTCTCAAAATCGTTTCATCGTGATAAAAGATTCCGAAAACCTTGAAGAATACGGAACGAGCAAGGAATCGATTCTTTGGAAACCGAACGAAATCAAAACGGCTTTACCGATGCTATCGTTTGTCCAAGATGAAAGCGAATCTTTATGCGTTCCTTTGATGGAGCATGACATGCGAAGTCTAGCCGTACCAATCGGAAATATGGatgatatgaaaaagaagcCACATAGAATACGCAATACTTCAACCTTAGC TGTTCTTGATAAAAAAACAACGATGGTAGAGATCAAAAAGGATAATGAAGCAATAGCAACGGACGATCAGTCAGTCGCGCGTCGAACAATGATGGCTGCAAAATTTTTACTTCCAAAA GTCAATCCGAATACGGAgatttctttgaaagaaaagaacacaGACGCAATACCGATAGAAATGGAGCCTCAACTTCAAACACGCAAAGAGAAGGATTGCTGGCATCTCTACAAACGAATGTGTGACAAAGGAGTCAACGTTTCTTTCGACACAGTTTTAAG AGGAATGCTCACACCCACGGAATATCGATTACGACAGAAAGAATATTCgcagaatttttaa
- the LOC127062914 gene encoding E3 ubiquitin-protein ligase LRSAM1-like isoform X2, with protein sequence MMSLINKHGSKVNMDYKARLEHKLYLARENPEPVFDISECALKHVPPGIYSLCKVFRKKILWMYRNKLSSLSGGGTLNDLSLLTVLDLHGNQFSTLPPDIMCLVSLKELYLQENNISKLPNEIAHLNKLIILNVSRNNLKQLPEVIGKLQHLITLDISYNKPLQKLPKSLGYLQLITSLNIDGLKLSYPPEDILSGGTIVIIAFLANESGIEYSPEDSVSDNDLSRETSSENVQAIYYDKNSDVQEQRQFALLEVERNIKQQKEYEIEVQSMLKSHKQKLLKDLALQQTQLEHKLEKVQKERDINRARLLSYISNAEKEADNVIKEFLRNSEEERQTQAELLEREAQEEMQLLSSCHSEQFLFRTKDTLLAMEELLEEELYRTRKLEEHTNYKNYTAQSLLSLEVRQNDHLAQIVQNQEKSRQDLIDKIRQDEVLQKVAVAALLERSDARSWSIMQQVNLVQSQLAALTNIELERRKFEINQQLNEIAERRVALSAILISLLEQQKNRRDQLLETINHIEQKRSSSDLRRSSQFWLMQYHSLMETRPQGLLEMLEPTLVRHVAIAGALHCLPFLATLPSLLPNINDEQLQAIGITNERDRTAIKMAAENYLAEIKTNEDNSPILPSAPPEEASTSYNQPELDIVKSINTAECVVCLDLQCEVIFLPCGHLCCCSNCANMVSSECPMCRSIIERKMKIFKAISHEMPFLKD encoded by the exons ATGATGTCTCTGATAAATAAACATGGGAGCAAAGTTAATATGGATTACAAAGCTCGTCTTGAGCATAAGTTGTATCTG GCAAGGGAAAATCCAGAACCTGTTTTTGATATCTCTGAATGTGCCCTAAAACATGTGCCACCTGGGATTTATTCATTATGCAAAGTCTTTAGGAAGAAAATCTTATGGATGTATCGTAATAAgttatcttctctttcggGTGGAGGTACCTTGAATGATCTATCTTTGCTTACTGTCTTAGATCTTCATGGAAATCAATTTAGTACCTTGCCTCCTGACATTATGTGTCTTGTTTCACTCAAG gaattatatctacaagaaaataatataagcaaACTACCCAACGAAATAgcacatttaaataaattaattatcttaaatgtatcaagaaataatttgaaacaaTTACCAGAAGTAATTGGTAAACTTCAGCATCTTATTACTTTGGATATTAGTTACAATAAACCTCTTCAAAAACTTCCTAAATCTCTGGGTTATCTACAATTAATAACAAGTTTAAATATTGATGgattaaaattatcttatcCACCTGAAGATATTTTGAGTGGGGGTACTATTGTAATCATTGCATTTTTAGCAAATGAATCTGGAATTGAATATTCCCCTGAAGATTCAGTTTCAGATAATGACTTGTCCAGAGAGACAAGCTCTGAAAATGTACAAGCAATATACTATGATAAGAATAGCGATGTGCAG gaGCAGCGTCAATTTGCATTAttagaagtagaaagaaatataaaacaacAGAAAGAATATGAAATTGAGGTTCAATCTATGTTAAAGTCACATAAACAGAAG CTGTTAAAAGACTTGGCACTACAACAAACTCAGTTAGAACacaaattagaaaaagtacaaaaagaaagagacattaATAGAGCACGTCTGCTTTCCTACATTTCTAATG CTGAAAAAGAAGCtgataatgtaataaaagaatttctgAGAAAtagtgaagaagaaagacaaactCAAGCTGAACTATTAGAACGAGAAGCACAAGAAGAAATgcaattattatcatcttgtCATTCAGAACAGTTCTTATTTCGTACAAAGGATACTCTCT tgGCAATGGAAGAATTATTGGAAGAAGAATTATATAGGACAAGAAAATTGGAAGAACATACGAACTACAAAAATTATACTGCAcaatcattattatcttt AGAAGTAAGGCAGAATGATCATCTTGCACAAATTGTacaaaatcaagaaaaaagtagacaAGATCTTATTGACAAAATACGTCAAGATGAAGTATTACAAAAGGTTGCAGTAGCAGCTTTATTAGAACGCAGTGATGCACGATCTTGGAGTATTATGCAACAAGTGAATTTGGTCCAATCACAGTTAGCTGCATTAACTAATATAGAactagaaagaagaaaatttgaaataaaccAACAACTT AATGAGATTGCTGAACGAAGAGTAGCATTAAGTGCTATTCTTATCAGTTTATtagaacaacaaaaaaatagaagagatcAACTTCTGGAAACCATTAATCATATTGAACAAAAACGATCTAGTAGT GATTTGAGAAGAAGCAGTCAATTTTGGTTAATGCAGTACCATTCGTTAATGGAAACTCGTCCTCAGGGTTTATTAGAGATGTTAGAACCTACGTTAGTGCGGCATGTTGCAATTGCAGGAGCACTACACTGCCTACCTTTTTTAGCTACATTACCATCTTTACTACCAAACATTAATGATGAACAATTACAAGCT ATTGGTATAACAAATGAACGGGATCGCACTGCTATAAAAATGGCTGCTGAAAATTATTTGgctgaaataaaaacaaatgaagATAACTCACCAATATTGCCTTCTGCACCACCTGAAGAAGCTTCTACTAGTTATAATCAACCCGAACTTGATATtgtaaaaagtattaataCTGCTGAATGTGTCGTTTGTCTTGATTTACAA tGTGAAGTAATTTTTCTACCATGTGGACATTTATGTTGTTGCTCAAATTGTGCAAATATGGTTTCATCGGAATGTCCCATGTGCCGAAGTATTATAGAAcgcaaaatgaaaatttttaaagccATAAGCCATGAGATGccttttttaaaagattag
- the LOC127062914 gene encoding E3 ubiquitin-protein ligase LRSAM1-like isoform X1: MMSLINKHGSKVNMDYKARLEHKLYLARENPEPVFDISECALKHVPPGIYSLCKVFRKKILWMYRNKLSSLSGGGTLNDLSLLTVLDLHGNQFSTLPPDIMCLVSLKELYLQENNISKLPNEIAHLNKLIILNVSRNNLKQLPEVIGKLQHLITLDISYNKPLQKLPKSLGYLQLITSLNIDGLKLSYPPEDILSGGTIVIIAFLANESGIEYSPEDSVSDNDLSRETSSENVQAIYYDKNSDVQETLQQLEKAKEQRQFALLEVERNIKQQKEYEIEVQSMLKSHKQKLLKDLALQQTQLEHKLEKVQKERDINRARLLSYISNAEKEADNVIKEFLRNSEEERQTQAELLEREAQEEMQLLSSCHSEQFLFRTKDTLLAMEELLEEELYRTRKLEEHTNYKNYTAQSLLSLEVRQNDHLAQIVQNQEKSRQDLIDKIRQDEVLQKVAVAALLERSDARSWSIMQQVNLVQSQLAALTNIELERRKFEINQQLNEIAERRVALSAILISLLEQQKNRRDQLLETINHIEQKRSSSDLRRSSQFWLMQYHSLMETRPQGLLEMLEPTLVRHVAIAGALHCLPFLATLPSLLPNINDEQLQAIGITNERDRTAIKMAAENYLAEIKTNEDNSPILPSAPPEEASTSYNQPELDIVKSINTAECVVCLDLQCEVIFLPCGHLCCCSNCANMVSSECPMCRSIIERKMKIFKAISHEMPFLKD; this comes from the exons ATGATGTCTCTGATAAATAAACATGGGAGCAAAGTTAATATGGATTACAAAGCTCGTCTTGAGCATAAGTTGTATCTG GCAAGGGAAAATCCAGAACCTGTTTTTGATATCTCTGAATGTGCCCTAAAACATGTGCCACCTGGGATTTATTCATTATGCAAAGTCTTTAGGAAGAAAATCTTATGGATGTATCGTAATAAgttatcttctctttcggGTGGAGGTACCTTGAATGATCTATCTTTGCTTACTGTCTTAGATCTTCATGGAAATCAATTTAGTACCTTGCCTCCTGACATTATGTGTCTTGTTTCACTCAAG gaattatatctacaagaaaataatataagcaaACTACCCAACGAAATAgcacatttaaataaattaattatcttaaatgtatcaagaaataatttgaaacaaTTACCAGAAGTAATTGGTAAACTTCAGCATCTTATTACTTTGGATATTAGTTACAATAAACCTCTTCAAAAACTTCCTAAATCTCTGGGTTATCTACAATTAATAACAAGTTTAAATATTGATGgattaaaattatcttatcCACCTGAAGATATTTTGAGTGGGGGTACTATTGTAATCATTGCATTTTTAGCAAATGAATCTGGAATTGAATATTCCCCTGAAGATTCAGTTTCAGATAATGACTTGTCCAGAGAGACAAGCTCTGAAAATGTACAAGCAATATACTATGATAAGAATAGCGATGTGCAG GAAACATTGCAGCAGTTAGAAAAAGCAAAG gaGCAGCGTCAATTTGCATTAttagaagtagaaagaaatataaaacaacAGAAAGAATATGAAATTGAGGTTCAATCTATGTTAAAGTCACATAAACAGAAG CTGTTAAAAGACTTGGCACTACAACAAACTCAGTTAGAACacaaattagaaaaagtacaaaaagaaagagacattaATAGAGCACGTCTGCTTTCCTACATTTCTAATG CTGAAAAAGAAGCtgataatgtaataaaagaatttctgAGAAAtagtgaagaagaaagacaaactCAAGCTGAACTATTAGAACGAGAAGCACAAGAAGAAATgcaattattatcatcttgtCATTCAGAACAGTTCTTATTTCGTACAAAGGATACTCTCT tgGCAATGGAAGAATTATTGGAAGAAGAATTATATAGGACAAGAAAATTGGAAGAACATACGAACTACAAAAATTATACTGCAcaatcattattatcttt AGAAGTAAGGCAGAATGATCATCTTGCACAAATTGTacaaaatcaagaaaaaagtagacaAGATCTTATTGACAAAATACGTCAAGATGAAGTATTACAAAAGGTTGCAGTAGCAGCTTTATTAGAACGCAGTGATGCACGATCTTGGAGTATTATGCAACAAGTGAATTTGGTCCAATCACAGTTAGCTGCATTAACTAATATAGAactagaaagaagaaaatttgaaataaaccAACAACTT AATGAGATTGCTGAACGAAGAGTAGCATTAAGTGCTATTCTTATCAGTTTATtagaacaacaaaaaaatagaagagatcAACTTCTGGAAACCATTAATCATATTGAACAAAAACGATCTAGTAGT GATTTGAGAAGAAGCAGTCAATTTTGGTTAATGCAGTACCATTCGTTAATGGAAACTCGTCCTCAGGGTTTATTAGAGATGTTAGAACCTACGTTAGTGCGGCATGTTGCAATTGCAGGAGCACTACACTGCCTACCTTTTTTAGCTACATTACCATCTTTACTACCAAACATTAATGATGAACAATTACAAGCT ATTGGTATAACAAATGAACGGGATCGCACTGCTATAAAAATGGCTGCTGAAAATTATTTGgctgaaataaaaacaaatgaagATAACTCACCAATATTGCCTTCTGCACCACCTGAAGAAGCTTCTACTAGTTATAATCAACCCGAACTTGATATtgtaaaaagtattaataCTGCTGAATGTGTCGTTTGTCTTGATTTACAA tGTGAAGTAATTTTTCTACCATGTGGACATTTATGTTGTTGCTCAAATTGTGCAAATATGGTTTCATCGGAATGTCCCATGTGCCGAAGTATTATAGAAcgcaaaatgaaaatttttaaagccATAAGCCATGAGATGccttttttaaaagattag
- the LOC127062914 gene encoding E3 ubiquitin-protein ligase LRSAM1-like isoform X3 produces the protein MMSLINKHGSKVNMDYKARLEHKLYLARENPEPVFDISECALKHVPPGIYSLCKVFRKKILWMYRNKLSSLSGGGTLNDLSLLTVLDLHGNQFSTLPPDIMCLVSLKEQRQFALLEVERNIKQQKEYEIEVQSMLKSHKQKLLKDLALQQTQLEHKLEKVQKERDINRARLLSYISNAEKEADNVIKEFLRNSEEERQTQAELLEREAQEEMQLLSSCHSEQFLFRTKDTLLAMEELLEEELYRTRKLEEHTNYKNYTAQSLLSLEVRQNDHLAQIVQNQEKSRQDLIDKIRQDEVLQKVAVAALLERSDARSWSIMQQVNLVQSQLAALTNIELERRKFEINQQLNEIAERRVALSAILISLLEQQKNRRDQLLETINHIEQKRSSSDLRRSSQFWLMQYHSLMETRPQGLLEMLEPTLVRHVAIAGALHCLPFLATLPSLLPNINDEQLQAIGITNERDRTAIKMAAENYLAEIKTNEDNSPILPSAPPEEASTSYNQPELDIVKSINTAECVVCLDLQCEVIFLPCGHLCCCSNCANMVSSECPMCRSIIERKMKIFKAISHEMPFLKD, from the exons ATGATGTCTCTGATAAATAAACATGGGAGCAAAGTTAATATGGATTACAAAGCTCGTCTTGAGCATAAGTTGTATCTG GCAAGGGAAAATCCAGAACCTGTTTTTGATATCTCTGAATGTGCCCTAAAACATGTGCCACCTGGGATTTATTCATTATGCAAAGTCTTTAGGAAGAAAATCTTATGGATGTATCGTAATAAgttatcttctctttcggGTGGAGGTACCTTGAATGATCTATCTTTGCTTACTGTCTTAGATCTTCATGGAAATCAATTTAGTACCTTGCCTCCTGACATTATGTGTCTTGTTTCACTCAAG gaGCAGCGTCAATTTGCATTAttagaagtagaaagaaatataaaacaacAGAAAGAATATGAAATTGAGGTTCAATCTATGTTAAAGTCACATAAACAGAAG CTGTTAAAAGACTTGGCACTACAACAAACTCAGTTAGAACacaaattagaaaaagtacaaaaagaaagagacattaATAGAGCACGTCTGCTTTCCTACATTTCTAATG CTGAAAAAGAAGCtgataatgtaataaaagaatttctgAGAAAtagtgaagaagaaagacaaactCAAGCTGAACTATTAGAACGAGAAGCACAAGAAGAAATgcaattattatcatcttgtCATTCAGAACAGTTCTTATTTCGTACAAAGGATACTCTCT tgGCAATGGAAGAATTATTGGAAGAAGAATTATATAGGACAAGAAAATTGGAAGAACATACGAACTACAAAAATTATACTGCAcaatcattattatcttt AGAAGTAAGGCAGAATGATCATCTTGCACAAATTGTacaaaatcaagaaaaaagtagacaAGATCTTATTGACAAAATACGTCAAGATGAAGTATTACAAAAGGTTGCAGTAGCAGCTTTATTAGAACGCAGTGATGCACGATCTTGGAGTATTATGCAACAAGTGAATTTGGTCCAATCACAGTTAGCTGCATTAACTAATATAGAactagaaagaagaaaatttgaaataaaccAACAACTT AATGAGATTGCTGAACGAAGAGTAGCATTAAGTGCTATTCTTATCAGTTTATtagaacaacaaaaaaatagaagagatcAACTTCTGGAAACCATTAATCATATTGAACAAAAACGATCTAGTAGT GATTTGAGAAGAAGCAGTCAATTTTGGTTAATGCAGTACCATTCGTTAATGGAAACTCGTCCTCAGGGTTTATTAGAGATGTTAGAACCTACGTTAGTGCGGCATGTTGCAATTGCAGGAGCACTACACTGCCTACCTTTTTTAGCTACATTACCATCTTTACTACCAAACATTAATGATGAACAATTACAAGCT ATTGGTATAACAAATGAACGGGATCGCACTGCTATAAAAATGGCTGCTGAAAATTATTTGgctgaaataaaaacaaatgaagATAACTCACCAATATTGCCTTCTGCACCACCTGAAGAAGCTTCTACTAGTTATAATCAACCCGAACTTGATATtgtaaaaagtattaataCTGCTGAATGTGTCGTTTGTCTTGATTTACAA tGTGAAGTAATTTTTCTACCATGTGGACATTTATGTTGTTGCTCAAATTGTGCAAATATGGTTTCATCGGAATGTCCCATGTGCCGAAGTATTATAGAAcgcaaaatgaaaatttttaaagccATAAGCCATGAGATGccttttttaaaagattag